The nucleotide sequence CTTTATATCCTTACTTTTATTGTGTGGCCTAAAATAGCCAGACTGCAAAAAGTGATGGCTCAGACCAAAAGCAGATCCGATGTGCAAATTATATTTGTCTCTGAAATCTTCTGGCGTAAAAATAGATTCCACTTTTATTTTTTTCTCAATATCCAAATCAAACTCCGTCTTTAGCCTTGATAGTACCTGCTTTCTAAGGCGTTTTATGCCAGACTGCCATTGCACCTTTGAATCAAGATTCGGAACCGGCACCAGTACATAGAATACACTCTTTCCTTTTGGTGCCAAGCTTGGGTCAGTCTTGGTAGGAATATAAGTATAAAACGAAGGATCCTTAGGAAGTTTTTTCTGATGGAATATTTCATCAAGATTATTTTTAAAGTCTTTACAGAGATATACATTATGATGAAGCATGCCCTCGCAGCTATCATCTACACCCCAATAGAATAGTAAGGCTGAGCTTGCCTGCTTATATGATTCGAGTTTTGTATTAGGAGTCGAAGGTCGATCTTTTTCATCAATCAATTTCATCTGAGAATATACTAAATCAGCATTGGCTACAATTGTATCCGCATAAAGTTTTTTGTTCTTATTTGTCCTAATACCGACTGCGGTTTTGTTTTCTATAATTATTTCTTCTACCGGTGTCGAGGTAATTATTTTACCCCCTAAATCTTTGACCAGCTTTTCAATAGCCAAAGATAGTGAGTACATGCCACCCTTTGGATACCAAATACCCAATCCTGTTTCCATATAGCTCACCACGCTATAAACCGCTGGTGCCTCGTGCGGACTAACACCCAAATACATACTTTGAAAACTAAATAATTGCCTAAGGCGCTCATCTTTGAAATAACGCGAGACAAATTTATAGAGCTTAGATAAGCCTCTCTTTTTGAATAATTGGGCACCACTTACGGGGCTGATGAAGTCGGTAATATTGCTAAAGTTTTTATCTATAAAGTTAGCCCTAGCGATTCTATATATCTCCGATACATCGCCGAAAAATTTATAAAACTGCTCTGGGCCTTTAGGGTCAAACTTGGACAGCTCGCTTGCAAATTTTGGTAAATTACTACTTACAGTAATTCTACTTTTATCGGCGAATGCAACTTGATAGTTTGGCTCTAGCTGTAACAACTCGATATAGTCATCGAAATTTTTACCACAGTAGCTGAAGGTCTCATAGAGGGTATCGGTCATCATGAGAAGGGTCGGCCCCATGTCAAAAGTGTAGCCACTTTTCTCAATACGGTGTGCTCGGCCGCCAATTTTATCTTCCTTTTCGACAATAGTGACTTCGTAGCCATTTTTAAGCAAACGAGCAGCCGCACACATCCCGCCTATGCCGCCGCCAACTATAATTACACTTTTGAGTTTATTATTTTTCATTATTTAGTGAATATATAATATAATAATACTGTGAATAATGCATATTTAGCCATACTTTTATTTAGCATAGCGGGGATGGGTATAATTGACGCCCGCTATAAGTTAGTATTTTTTTTAGATTATAAATCGGCCGCCAAGAGCATCGCCATAGTGATGACGCTGCTTTTAGTTATTGATGTGATAGGAATAAATTTAGATATATTCAGCACTAATCCAGATTATGTGACTGGCATTTTTATTGGCAGCGAAAACCTGCCGCTGGAGGAATTCTTTTTTTTATTTCTTCTTTGCTATTTCACGCTATCTATCAATCGGATAATATCGTCGAGACTTAAAAATGTTTAAATATAGTGGCTTGATTATATTATGTTTAGCGCTGTCGACTGGTATTATATTTATTTACAAATTAAAAGTAACGCTTAGCAAAGCACTACTATACACCGGGCTTGTAAGTTTTGTTGCTATGCTGTTTTTTAACACCATACTCACGAGCCTGCCTATAGTGGTGTATAATACGGCTTCAACTCTAAATATTAGAGTCCTAACATTCCCTATTGAGGACATAGGATATTTATTGGCGGTCTTAATGATTCTGCCAGCTTTGTTTGAAAAGTTTATTAACGAAAGTAGTTCTAATAAAAAATAATCATCAGCTTTCTATTCGAGAAGTTTTAGCCAGTTCTAGGCCATTTAGCTGGGTTAACACTGTCGGTCCTTTCTTTGTAGGCTATACGATTGCCAATGGC is from Patescibacteria group bacterium and encodes:
- a CDS encoding lycopene cyclase domain-containing protein, producing MNNAYLAILLFSIAGMGIIDARYKLVFFLDYKSAAKSIAIVMTLLLVIDVIGINLDIFSTNPDYVTGIFIGSENLPLEEFFFLFLLCYFTLSINRIISSRLKNV
- the crtI gene encoding phytoene desaturase family protein, with amino-acid sequence MKNNKLKSVIIVGGGIGGMCAAARLLKNGYEVTIVEKEDKIGGRAHRIEKSGYTFDMGPTLLMMTDTLYETFSYCGKNFDDYIELLQLEPNYQVAFADKSRITVSSNLPKFASELSKFDPKGPEQFYKFFGDVSEIYRIARANFIDKNFSNITDFISPVSGAQLFKKRGLSKLYKFVSRYFKDERLRQLFSFQSMYLGVSPHEAPAVYSVVSYMETGLGIWYPKGGMYSLSLAIEKLVKDLGGKIITSTPVEEIIIENKTAVGIRTNKNKKLYADTIVANADLVYSQMKLIDEKDRPSTPNTKLESYKQASSALLFYWGVDDSCEGMLHHNVYLCKDFKNNLDEIFHQKKLPKDPSFYTYIPTKTDPSLAPKGKSVFYVLVPVPNLDSKVQWQSGIKRLRKQVLSRLKTEFDLDIEKKIKVESIFTPEDFRDKYNLHIGSAFGLSHHFLQSGYFRPHNKSKDIKNLYFVGASTYPGGGIPMVTLSAKLVMERILKDTKA